A single region of the Mannheimia bovis genome encodes:
- the menH gene encoding 2-succinyl-6-hydroxy-2,4-cyclohexadiene-1-carboxylate synthase yields the protein MLSYQWHAKQGTPVVFLHGLLGSQQDWQSVLQHLQHFPKIRPLTIDLPFHGHSEHITCTDFAELRMQLHTTLEKVIDSQPFYLVGYSLGGRTALDYVLNIHNPNLLATILEGANIGLASTTERQARLQNDCQWANRFRHEPIEKVLEDWYQQPVFADLSNMERERYIDSRKHNQGEQIAQMLEATSLAKQPNYAEQLKQTNKNILFFIGEKDNKFRQMAEQHQLPVQIISNTGHNAHRGNSEDFVKKLLAFISTQQI from the coding sequence ATGCTCTCATATCAATGGCACGCTAAACAAGGTACTCCTGTTGTTTTCTTACACGGGCTACTCGGCTCACAACAAGACTGGCAAAGCGTTCTTCAACATTTGCAACATTTTCCCAAAATTCGACCGCTTACTATCGACCTTCCATTTCACGGACACAGTGAACACATTACCTGTACCGATTTTGCTGAACTACGAATGCAACTCCATACCACTTTAGAAAAGGTAATTGACTCACAGCCATTCTATTTAGTGGGTTACTCGCTAGGTGGGCGGACTGCTCTTGATTATGTACTGAATATCCATAATCCCAATCTACTGGCTACGATATTAGAAGGGGCGAATATCGGGCTTGCATCAACAACTGAACGCCAAGCACGCCTGCAAAATGATTGCCAATGGGCGAACCGTTTTCGCCACGAACCAATTGAAAAGGTGCTGGAAGATTGGTATCAACAACCTGTATTTGCCGATTTAAGCAATATGGAAAGAGAACGTTATATTGATAGTAGAAAGCATAATCAAGGAGAGCAAATTGCTCAAATGCTTGAAGCCACCAGCCTTGCCAAACAGCCTAATTATGCAGAACAATTAAAACAAACGAATAAAAACATTCTCTTTTTCATCGGGGAAAAGGATAACAAATTCCGCCAGATGGCAGAGCAACACCAACTGCCTGTGCAGATTATTTCAAACACAGGGCATAATGCACATAGGGGGAATTCGGAGGATTTTGTGAAGAAATTGCTTGCGTTCATCTCCACTCAACAAATCTAA
- a CDS encoding YifB family Mg chelatase-like AAA ATPase has protein sequence MTLAIVYSRASIGVEAPLVTIEVHISNGQPRLTIVGLPEATVKEAGDRVRSALINANFIYPPQRITINLAPADLPKEGGRFDLPIAIGILAASGQIDADLLKQFEFLGELALTGHLRGVHGAIPAVISAEKSKRQMILAQQNANEAALVSNATTYFAKSLLDVVNMLNKRDKLPICQQVLQNSAENRPLVSRDLTDIIGQQHAKRALTIAAAGQHNLLFLGPPGTGKTMLASRLADLLPEMSDEEAIETASVTSLVQNELNFQNWKQRPFRSPHHSASMVALVGGGSIPKPGEISLAHNGVLFLDELPEFERKVLDALRQPLEAGEIIISRANAKVQFPARFQLIAAMNPSPTGHYQGTHNRTSPQQVMRYLNRLSGPFLDRFDLSIEVPLLPQGALQSSSENRGETTEQVRKRVFFARKMQFERAGKINAQLTTREIERDCNLSAQDALFLENALTKLGLSVRAYHRILKVARTIADLAGEKEIKQIHLAEALGYRAMDRLLQRLQGES, from the coding sequence ATGACATTAGCCATAGTTTACAGCCGAGCCTCCATTGGTGTGGAAGCTCCATTAGTTACGATTGAAGTTCATATCAGCAACGGTCAGCCAAGACTAACTATTGTCGGCTTGCCGGAAGCTACCGTGAAAGAGGCTGGCGATCGTGTACGAAGTGCGTTAATTAACGCTAATTTTATCTATCCACCCCAACGGATTACGATTAACCTTGCTCCGGCTGATTTACCCAAAGAAGGTGGGCGATTTGACTTACCGATTGCCATAGGCATTTTAGCTGCTTCAGGGCAGATTGATGCGGATTTATTAAAGCAGTTTGAATTTTTAGGCGAGTTGGCACTCACAGGGCATTTGCGAGGTGTGCACGGAGCAATTCCTGCCGTGATTTCAGCCGAAAAATCGAAACGCCAAATGATATTGGCTCAGCAAAATGCGAATGAAGCGGCTTTGGTTTCAAATGCCACAACTTATTTTGCGAAGTCGTTGCTTGATGTGGTGAATATGCTAAATAAGCGAGACAAACTGCCTATTTGCCAACAAGTTTTGCAAAATTCAGCCGAAAATCGACCGCTTGTCAGCCGAGATCTTACTGATATTATTGGGCAACAGCACGCGAAGCGAGCCTTAACCATTGCCGCAGCAGGGCAACACAATTTGCTTTTTCTTGGTCCGCCCGGCACAGGGAAAACAATGCTTGCCAGCCGTTTGGCTGACTTATTGCCTGAAATGTCTGATGAAGAAGCAATCGAAACTGCCTCCGTAACCAGCCTTGTACAGAATGAACTGAATTTTCAGAACTGGAAACAACGCCCATTTCGTTCTCCCCATCATAGTGCGTCAATGGTGGCGTTAGTTGGCGGTGGCTCAATCCCAAAACCAGGTGAAATTTCCTTAGCCCATAACGGCGTGCTTTTCTTAGACGAACTACCTGAATTTGAGCGAAAAGTGTTAGACGCACTCCGCCAGCCATTAGAGGCAGGCGAAATTATTATTTCCAGAGCGAATGCCAAAGTGCAATTTCCTGCCCGTTTTCAGTTAATTGCAGCAATGAACCCAAGCCCGACAGGGCATTATCAAGGCACGCATAATCGCACTTCACCCCAGCAAGTAATGCGATATTTAAATCGTTTGTCAGGTCCGTTTTTAGACCGATTTGATCTCTCTATTGAAGTGCCGCTTTTACCGCAAGGGGCATTACAAAGTAGCTCGGAAAATCGGGGTGAAACCACAGAACAAGTTCGCAAGCGGGTGTTTTTTGCCCGAAAAATGCAATTTGAACGAGCAGGCAAAATTAACGCACAACTTACCACACGAGAAATTGAGCGAGATTGTAACCTATCCGCACAAGATGCGTTATTTCTGGAGAATGCCTTAACCAAATTAGGTTTGTCAGTTCGGGCTTACCACCGCATTTTAAAGGTTGCTCGCACTATTGCAGATTTAGCCGGAGAGAAGGAGATTAAGCAAATTCATTTAGCCGAAGCCTTAGGTTATCGGGCAATGGATAGGTTGTTGCAACGATTGCAGGGGGAGAGTTAG
- the menD gene encoding 2-succinyl-5-enolpyruvyl-6-hydroxy-3-cyclohexene-1-carboxylic-acid synthase has product MSVSSFNRTWAKVILSALMRYGVKHFCIAPGSRSTPLTLEAVQLQQTQYAECHTHFDERGLGFYALGVAKATNSPVAVIVTSGTAVANLYPSVIEASLTHQKLIILSADRPTELIGCGANQAIAQQGIFANYPVASVNLPKANEAYNASWLVSTIEQACTTQAQQGGVLHINAPFEEPLYESDINEILNTPWLRPIQGWLNNSQTKWIDQQTIQSEVSMHENWDYWRTKRGVIVVGKLPPEQGTGLKNWAETMGWCLLSDVQSCIEASLPFADIWLSNETVKQRLLQADIVIQFGTQIVSKRVNEFLKAYQGEFWLVDESQDYINPNAHHQTRFVAKAHHFLRVHPPLRQKPWLLEPLALSQFCATFIEQQVGGSLSEASLAHNIQDVLAINGNLFIGNSLFVRLVDALCKLPEGYPVYTNRGASGIDGLIATMAGIAKGSDRPTVGVVGDISALHDLNSIALLTKITQPTILFVVNNSGGALFDMLPVDSKAKDQYYRLAHNFEFAQVATMFGLEYIRPFTWADLKTKLKHAYARKGVTIVEIKVNEHDGSNMYKSLLKQISQAEIA; this is encoded by the coding sequence ATGAGTGTAAGTTCTTTTAACCGCACTTGGGCAAAAGTGATTTTAAGTGCGTTAATGCGTTATGGCGTAAAGCATTTTTGTATCGCACCGGGTTCTCGTTCCACCCCATTAACCCTTGAAGCGGTGCAACTTCAACAAACCCAATATGCAGAGTGCCACACCCACTTTGATGAGCGAGGTTTGGGCTTTTATGCGTTAGGGGTTGCTAAAGCAACCAATAGCCCTGTTGCGGTAATTGTTACCTCAGGCACAGCGGTTGCTAATCTTTATCCTTCAGTGATTGAGGCAAGCCTTACTCATCAAAAACTGATTATTCTTTCTGCTGATCGCCCAACTGAATTGATTGGTTGTGGAGCAAACCAAGCAATTGCTCAACAAGGCATTTTTGCTAATTATCCTGTTGCGAGCGTAAACTTACCAAAAGCAAATGAGGCTTATAATGCGAGTTGGCTGGTTTCAACTATTGAACAGGCTTGCACAACTCAAGCTCAACAAGGCGGTGTATTGCACATTAATGCCCCTTTTGAAGAGCCACTTTATGAGTCTGATATTAACGAAATTCTCAATACACCGTGGTTACGCCCAATTCAAGGTTGGTTGAATAATTCACAAACCAAATGGATTGACCAACAAACCATTCAAAGTGAAGTGTCGATGCACGAAAATTGGGATTACTGGCGAACCAAACGTGGCGTAATTGTGGTCGGTAAATTACCACCAGAACAAGGCACAGGCTTAAAAAACTGGGCTGAAACAATGGGCTGGTGTTTATTAAGCGATGTACAATCTTGCATTGAAGCAAGCCTACCGTTTGCGGACATTTGGCTTTCAAATGAAACGGTGAAACAACGCTTATTACAAGCGGATATCGTTATCCAATTCGGTACGCAAATTGTAAGTAAGCGTGTAAATGAGTTCTTAAAAGCTTATCAAGGTGAATTTTGGTTGGTTGATGAATCGCAAGATTACATTAATCCGAATGCACATCATCAAACCCGTTTTGTGGCGAAAGCTCATCACTTCTTGCGTGTTCATCCGCCACTTCGCCAAAAGCCGTGGTTACTTGAGCCGTTAGCTCTTTCGCAATTCTGTGCAACCTTTATTGAGCAGCAAGTAGGTGGAAGTTTAAGTGAGGCATCACTTGCACACAATATTCAAGATGTTTTAGCAATTAATGGCAACTTATTCATCGGTAATAGTTTATTTGTTCGTTTAGTTGATGCGTTATGCAAATTACCTGAAGGCTACCCTGTTTATACTAATCGAGGAGCAAGTGGCATCGATGGTTTAATTGCGACAATGGCAGGTATTGCGAAAGGTAGCGACCGCCCAACCGTAGGCGTGGTGGGCGATATTTCTGCTCTGCACGACTTAAACTCTATCGCCTTATTAACTAAAATTACCCAACCGACCATTTTATTCGTGGTGAATAACAGTGGTGGTGCATTGTTTGATATGTTGCCTGTTGATAGTAAAGCGAAAGATCAATACTACCGCCTCGCTCATAACTTTGAATTTGCTCAAGTCGCAACAATGTTCGGGCTTGAGTATATCCGCCCGTTTACTTGGGCAGATTTGAAAACCAAACTCAAACACGCCTATGCTCGTAAAGGTGTTACCATTGTGGAAATCAAAGTAAACGAACACGACGGCAGCAATATGTACAAATCATTGCTGAAACAAATTTCACAGGCAGAAATTGCCTAG
- the ftsN gene encoding cell division protein FtsN, translating into MPQRDYVARSNEKKSKKTQKESALKKVLILIIGLILGCGIALWLLKANAPAPTVTNATPPVQQQPKSQLPSRPEESWSYIRDLETRTVITDNSQTSQERLAQLTAQQKQQIEERRKQEETRLAEQAPQNSTTETVATTEEMPLTEEELAAKKAEEEALAKQKAEEKRKQDELKKQQAKLAEEKAKKEQQAKIVASAATPADKAANQAGKFGLQCGAFKNKAQAENMQARLAMAGFNARIASSADWNRVFVGPIGDRAATSRAQSNARSVAECVIVAM; encoded by the coding sequence GTGCCACAACGTGATTATGTTGCTCGTTCGAACGAGAAAAAAAGTAAAAAAACACAAAAAGAAAGTGCATTAAAAAAGGTCTTAATTCTGATTATTGGTTTGATTTTAGGTTGTGGGATTGCTTTATGGCTTTTAAAAGCAAATGCACCGGCTCCAACTGTAACGAATGCAACACCACCTGTTCAACAACAGCCGAAAAGTCAATTGCCAAGCCGACCAGAAGAAAGTTGGAGTTATATTCGTGATTTAGAAACTCGTACTGTGATTACCGATAACAGTCAGACTTCACAAGAACGTTTAGCACAATTAACTGCTCAGCAAAAGCAACAAATTGAAGAAAGACGCAAACAGGAAGAAACCCGTTTAGCAGAGCAAGCACCGCAAAATTCAACTACAGAGACAGTAGCAACAACTGAAGAAATGCCATTAACAGAAGAAGAGTTGGCAGCGAAAAAAGCGGAAGAGGAAGCCTTAGCTAAGCAGAAAGCCGAAGAGAAACGTAAGCAAGATGAGCTAAAAAAACAGCAAGCTAAGTTAGCAGAAGAAAAAGCGAAAAAAGAGCAACAGGCTAAAATTGTGGCAAGTGCAGCAACGCCAGCAGATAAAGCAGCAAATCAAGCAGGTAAATTTGGCTTACAATGCGGGGCGTTTAAAAATAAAGCTCAAGCAGAAAATATGCAAGCACGTCTTGCAATGGCAGGATTTAATGCTCGAATTGCCAGCAGTGCAGATTGGAATCGTGTTTTTGTAGGTCCAATTGGAGACAGAGCTGCTACTTCAAGAGCACAGTCAAACGCTCGTAGTGTAGCGGAATGTGTGATTGTAGCGATGTAA
- the licT gene encoding BglG family transcription antiterminator LicT yields MLKITKIFNNNAIQAENEFQAEMVILGKGVAFSKKVGDLVNEDLIEKTFSLNKSLFATRLTEILNEIPQEYFQLVNHIVNVAHQQLGTTLSNSIFVSLPDHIFHAVERAKQQRAIPNDLLFEIQRLYKQEFAIGLYALEQIEKCFNVKMTEDEAGFIALHIFNARTDGSTMTDTYRATQVIKDILNIVGYHFNLKLNEQSYDYARFLTHLQHFAQRFFVNSTPTSGDDFLYQQTKIAYPKAYQCVEKINKYLTTHYQKSLNEDEQLYLMIHIQRVISHQITSR; encoded by the coding sequence ATGCTGAAAATAACTAAAATCTTCAATAATAATGCTATTCAAGCTGAAAACGAATTTCAGGCAGAAATGGTTATATTGGGTAAAGGCGTTGCTTTTAGTAAAAAAGTCGGCGATTTAGTTAATGAAGATCTTATAGAAAAAACGTTTAGTTTAAATAAAAGCCTCTTTGCTACACGCTTAACCGAAATTTTAAATGAAATCCCCCAAGAATATTTCCAACTTGTGAACCATATTGTGAATGTAGCTCATCAGCAGTTAGGCACAACACTTTCGAATAGTATTTTTGTCAGTTTACCGGATCATATTTTTCACGCCGTTGAACGAGCAAAACAACAACGAGCTATTCCAAATGATTTACTGTTTGAAATTCAACGTCTATATAAACAGGAATTTGCCATTGGCTTATATGCTTTAGAACAGATTGAAAAATGCTTTAATGTTAAAATGACAGAAGATGAAGCAGGGTTTATTGCATTACACATTTTTAATGCCCGCACTGATGGCTCAACAATGACAGATACCTACCGAGCTACTCAAGTTATTAAAGATATTTTGAATATAGTCGGTTACCATTTCAATTTAAAACTTAATGAACAAAGCTATGATTACGCTCGTTTTTTAACCCATTTACAGCATTTCGCACAGCGATTTTTTGTTAATTCTACACCTACATCAGGTGATGATTTTCTCTATCAACAAACCAAGATTGCTTACCCGAAAGCCTATCAATGTGTGGAAAAGATCAACAAATATTTAACCACGCATTATCAAAAATCACTTAATGAAGATGAACAACTCTATTTGATGATTCATATTCAACGCGTGATTTCACATCAAATAACCAGCAGATAA
- a CDS encoding M15 family metallopeptidase gives MENFTKILTGKTREHLVTLPNPLSDKHALQPEVVEAFLALQQAAKAAGFNLQPASTFRDFERQKLIWNAKFNGERKVHDDNGTAIEMSKLSDLEKCKAMLRWSAVPGSSRHHWGTEIDIFDPDLLPENTPLLLEPWEYLASGYFAELTTWLHINAEKFGFYFPFDGTHCRVGFEPWHISYRPISADYEKLFTDEMLKSAWQGEDVAGKECLLAHFDELLK, from the coding sequence GTGGAAAATTTTACCAAAATTCTAACCGGAAAAACGCGTGAGCATTTGGTTACTTTGCCTAATCCACTTTCGGATAAACACGCTCTTCAGCCCGAAGTGGTTGAGGCATTTTTAGCATTACAGCAAGCGGCAAAGGCTGCGGGCTTTAATCTACAGCCTGCCAGCACATTCCGTGATTTTGAGCGACAAAAGCTAATCTGGAATGCAAAGTTCAACGGCGAGCGTAAAGTGCACGATGATAATGGTACAGCCATTGAGATGAGCAAGCTCTCTGATTTGGAAAAATGTAAAGCAATGCTACGTTGGTCTGCCGTACCCGGTTCAAGCCGCCATCATTGGGGAACAGAAATTGATATTTTTGACCCGGATTTATTACCGGAAAACACGCCATTATTGCTTGAACCTTGGGAATATTTAGCTAGTGGTTATTTTGCCGAATTGACAACTTGGTTGCATATCAATGCGGAAAAGTTTGGCTTTTATTTCCCTTTTGACGGTACACATTGCCGAGTAGGATTCGAGCCTTGGCACATCAGCTACCGCCCGATTTCAGCAGACTATGAAAAATTATTCACCGATGAAATGTTAAAATCCGCTTGGCAAGGCGAAGATGTTGCGGGCAAAGAATGTTTACTTGCCCATTTTGATGAATTATTAAAATGA
- the dctM gene encoding C4-dicarboxylate TRAP transporter large permease protein DctM → MTILVLFSLLFILMFLGVPIAISLGLAGAVTIMFFSQDSVSSLAIKLFETSEHYTLLAIPFFLLAGAFMTTGGVAKRLIDFANATVGHIRGGLAIAAVLSCMLFAALSGSSPATVAAVGSIAIAGMVRSGYPVGFGTGIICNAGTLGILIPPSVVMVVYAASTETSVGKLFMAGVVPGLMLGVALMIAIYIVARIKNLPAQPRATVKEWFTAARKAIWGLLLMVIILGGIYSGIFTPTEAAAVAAVYSWFVAVFIYKDVKLRDCPKVLLESAKLSVMLMFIIANAMLFAHVLTTEQIPQLITATVVEWNLQPWTFLLVVNIVLLIAGAFMEPSAIILILAPILFPIAVQLGIDPIHLGIIMVVNMEIGLITPPIGLNLFVASAVSKMPLADVVRAAMPWLLLLLTFLILITYIPAISLALPNWIGIN, encoded by the coding sequence ATGACAATTTTAGTGCTATTTAGCTTGTTATTTATCTTAATGTTTCTTGGTGTACCCATTGCGATCTCACTCGGTTTGGCGGGTGCAGTTACCATTATGTTCTTCAGCCAAGATTCCGTAAGTTCATTAGCAATCAAACTGTTTGAAACCTCAGAACATTATACACTGCTTGCAATCCCGTTCTTCTTGCTTGCCGGTGCATTTATGACCACAGGCGGGGTAGCAAAACGCCTAATTGACTTTGCAAATGCAACCGTAGGTCATATTCGTGGTGGTTTAGCTATTGCGGCGGTACTTTCTTGTATGCTATTTGCGGCTCTTTCAGGCTCAAGCCCTGCAACAGTGGCGGCAGTAGGCTCAATTGCAATTGCCGGAATGGTGCGTTCAGGCTACCCGGTAGGCTTTGGTACAGGGATTATCTGTAACGCAGGTACGCTTGGTATCTTAATTCCGCCATCAGTCGTAATGGTTGTGTATGCAGCTTCAACCGAAACTTCCGTAGGTAAATTATTTATGGCAGGGGTTGTACCGGGTCTGATGCTTGGTGTGGCATTAATGATTGCTATCTATATTGTTGCTCGCATTAAAAACCTACCTGCCCAGCCTCGTGCGACAGTAAAAGAGTGGTTTACCGCCGCCCGTAAAGCGATTTGGGGCTTACTGTTGATGGTGATTATTTTAGGCGGTATTTACAGTGGCATCTTTACCCCAACCGAAGCGGCAGCGGTCGCAGCAGTTTATTCGTGGTTTGTTGCGGTATTTATCTATAAAGATGTAAAACTGCGTGATTGCCCGAAAGTATTGCTAGAATCTGCAAAATTAAGCGTAATGTTGATGTTTATCATCGCCAATGCGATGTTATTCGCTCACGTTCTGACTACCGAGCAAATTCCACAGTTAATTACCGCCACTGTAGTGGAATGGAACTTACAACCGTGGACATTCTTATTGGTCGTAAATATTGTGCTATTAATTGCAGGTGCATTTATGGAGCCTTCTGCGATTATCTTAATTCTTGCACCAATTTTATTCCCAATTGCAGTACAACTCGGTATTGACCCAATCCACCTTGGTATCATTATGGTGGTAAATATGGAAATTGGCTTGATTACACCACCAATCGGCTTGAACTTGTTCGTTGCCTCTGCGGTATCGAAAATGCCTCTTGCAGATGTAGTCAGAGCGGCAATGCCGTGGTTATTACTATTACTGACATTCCTAATCTTAATTACCTACATTCCGGCAATTTCATTAGCGTTGCCGAATTGGATTGGAATTAATTAA
- a CDS encoding class I SAM-dependent methyltransferase gives MIQLINETDNHEKFQQICDKWQLVHQADSPLALVLTAERLELRKLDEPKLGAIVVNFVDGTMAHRRKFGGGRGEAVAKAVGIKGDYLPTVIDATAGLGRDAFVLTAVGCKVLLVERNPIVAALLEDGLNRAYQDPEIGDFMQERMILADVRNISQLDPTIHKADVVYLDPMYPHKQKSALVKKEMRVFQHLVGADLDSDDFFLPAKALAKKRVVVKRPDYAPFLADQKPDFSHTTKNHRFDIYLSHRKSE, from the coding sequence ATGATCCAATTAATTAACGAAACCGATAATCACGAAAAATTCCAACAAATTTGCGACAAATGGCAGCTTGTTCATCAAGCCGATAGCCCATTAGCCCTTGTTTTAACTGCGGAGCGTTTGGAATTACGCAAGTTAGACGAGCCTAAACTCGGGGCGATAGTGGTGAATTTTGTGGACGGCACTATGGCTCATCGCCGTAAATTTGGTGGTGGAAGAGGTGAGGCGGTTGCTAAAGCTGTCGGTATTAAAGGCGACTATTTACCCACAGTGATTGATGCCACCGCAGGTTTAGGGCGAGATGCGTTCGTATTGACTGCTGTGGGCTGCAAGGTGTTGTTGGTTGAACGAAATCCGATAGTTGCCGCCTTATTGGAAGATGGATTGAATCGAGCCTATCAAGATCCGGAAATCGGCGATTTTATGCAAGAACGAATGATTTTGGCGGATGTTCGTAACATATCGCAGCTAGATCCAACTATTCATAAGGCAGATGTGGTCTATTTAGATCCGATGTATCCGCACAAACAAAAAAGTGCATTAGTGAAAAAAGAGATGCGGGTGTTTCAGCATTTAGTCGGGGCGGATTTAGATTCCGATGATTTTTTCCTGCCGGCAAAGGCGTTGGCGAAAAAACGGGTAGTGGTAAAACGCCCCGATTATGCCCCTTTTTTAGCGGATCAAAAACCGGATTTTTCTCACACGACAAAAAATCATCGTTTTGATATTTATCTTTCCCATCGAAAAAGTGAGTAA
- a CDS encoding TRAP transporter small permease: protein MSSLKWFWERFEECFIAILLMVMTLVTFAYVMFNNLYNVFFDLAEAVPFTAGFAEPLGEWIMEAAQEMTWSVALTKACFGWLIFFGASYGVRTAGHIGVDVLVKKLSRHGQKIVGIIAIGACLAYAILIGSASYEWISAMYVADIGAEDLHQFHLKQWHVGLIMPVGFALIGIRFIEILVRILQGKQVGLGLADESEDAMKLAQGEE from the coding sequence ATGTCTTCTTTAAAATGGTTCTGGGAGCGTTTTGAGGAGTGTTTTATCGCTATTTTGTTGATGGTAATGACGCTTGTTACCTTCGCTTATGTGATGTTTAACAACCTTTATAACGTTTTTTTTGATTTAGCCGAAGCTGTACCATTTACTGCAGGTTTTGCCGAACCACTCGGCGAGTGGATTATGGAAGCCGCTCAAGAAATGACTTGGAGTGTGGCTTTGACTAAGGCTTGCTTTGGTTGGTTGATTTTCTTTGGTGCATCTTATGGGGTGCGTACCGCAGGGCATATCGGTGTTGATGTGTTAGTAAAAAAACTATCACGACACGGGCAAAAAATTGTAGGTATTATCGCTATTGGTGCTTGTTTAGCCTATGCGATTTTAATTGGTTCAGCCAGTTATGAGTGGATTTCAGCAATGTATGTTGCTGACATTGGTGCAGAAGATTTACACCAATTCCACCTTAAACAGTGGCACGTAGGTTTAATTATGCCTGTTGGTTTTGCCTTAATCGGTATCCGTTTTATTGAAATTTTAGTGCGTATTTTACAAGGCAAACAAGTTGGTCTTGGCTTAGCAGATGAAAGTGAAGACGCAATGAAACTCGCACAAGGAGAAGAATAA
- a CDS encoding FAD-dependent oxidoreductase, with product MNTELDMIVVGGGMIGAATALGLAKQGFKLAVLEKNPLPTFEANSAYDLRISAISMGSIQLLEKLGVWEQIVSMRTCPYTQLETWEIEGFNTVFSAAELGLAKLGDMVENNLIQIALWEQLKQFPNCVQAVGFEQIFAKREENRWKIQVDSQTFSAPIIIAADGANSQARQWAGIGLTSWQYRQHCLLATIKTEKIAPSATWQQFYATGPRAFLPLSGNSGCIVWYDSPQRIAELKNLPTEKLTVAIEQHFPARLTEELGKINVQASGAFPLTRQHAQHYVKNGVVLVGDAAHTINPLAGQGVNLGFKDVKALLEVVEQAVKKGENFASEEVLKRYEQKRKPDNLLMQTGMDVFYKTFKTELLPLKIVRNLGLVIAEKAAPLKKQALKYAIGI from the coding sequence ATGAATACTGAATTAGATATGATTGTTGTTGGTGGTGGTATGATTGGGGCAGCAACTGCATTGGGATTAGCCAAACAAGGATTTAAATTAGCCGTGCTGGAGAAAAATCCGCTCCCGACTTTTGAGGCTAATTCCGCTTACGATCTACGCATTTCTGCCATCAGTATGGGGTCAATTCAGTTATTGGAAAAATTAGGCGTGTGGGAGCAAATTGTCTCAATGAGAACTTGCCCTTATACCCAACTTGAAACCTGGGAAATAGAGGGCTTTAACACCGTATTTTCCGCCGCTGAATTAGGGCTGGCAAAACTGGGCGATATGGTAGAAAACAACCTAATCCAAATTGCGTTATGGGAGCAGTTAAAACAATTTCCAAATTGTGTGCAAGCGGTCGGATTTGAGCAAATTTTTGCAAAAAGAGAGGAAAACCGCTGGAAAATTCAAGTCGATAGCCAAACTTTTTCTGCCCCAATCATCATTGCCGCAGACGGGGCAAATTCTCAAGCCCGCCAATGGGCTGGTATTGGCTTAACCAGCTGGCAATATCGACAACATTGTTTGCTGGCAACAATTAAGACAGAGAAAATCGCTCCATCAGCCACTTGGCAACAATTTTATGCAACAGGTCCTCGTGCTTTTTTACCCCTTTCAGGCAACAGCGGCTGCATTGTTTGGTACGATTCACCACAACGCATTGCGGAGCTAAAAAATCTTCCTACAGAAAAACTAACAGTTGCCATTGAGCAACATTTCCCTGCTCGTTTAACAGAAGAATTAGGCAAGATTAACGTGCAGGCGTCAGGTGCATTTCCGCTGACTCGCCAGCACGCTCAACATTATGTAAAAAATGGCGTGGTGTTAGTAGGTGATGCAGCTCACACCATTAATCCGCTCGCAGGGCAAGGCGTAAATTTAGGCTTTAAAGATGTAAAAGCACTACTTGAAGTGGTGGAACAAGCGGTCAAAAAAGGTGAAAATTTTGCGAGTGAGGAAGTATTAAAACGTTACGAGCAAAAACGTAAGCCGGATAATTTATTAATGCAAACGGGTATGGACGTCTTTTATAAAACCTTCAAAACCGAACTTCTACCACTAAAAATTGTGCGTAATTTAGGGTTGGTGATTGCCGAAAAAGCAGCACCACTAAAAAAACAGGCATTGAAATATGCGATAGGGATATAA